A genome region from Aliivibrio salmonicida LFI1238 includes the following:
- a CDS encoding cytochrome b, producing the protein MQPLLDWVEKRLPAMNAYKKHLSEYPMPKNFNFWYFFGSLAMLVLVNQLITGIWLTMNYVPSGEGAFASVEYIMRDVDYGWLLRYMHSTGASAFFVVVYLHMYRGLIYGSYQKPRELLWLFGMLIFLVLMAEAFMGYLLPWGQMSYWGAQVIISLFGAIPVIGDDLTLWIRGDYVISGATLNRFFALHVIALPIVLLLLVVLHVLALHEVGSNNPDGIELKKPKAKDDKGEHKTQFKFHEYYTKKYNIIDSVPFHPYGTVKDMIGVAGFLFFFCYVLFFNPEMGGYFLEGPNFEAANPLKTPEHIAPVWYFTPFYAILRAVPDKLIGVAAMGASIVVLFLLPWLDRCKVRSYRYRSKLHLLNIAQFTVSFIALGVLGSLPATSLYTLLAQIFSLTYFMFFVLLFVYSKNEKTKPLPERVTFK; encoded by the coding sequence ATGCAACCATTACTTGATTGGGTAGAAAAACGTCTACCTGCAATGAATGCCTATAAAAAGCATTTATCTGAATATCCAATGCCGAAAAACTTTAACTTTTGGTACTTTTTTGGCTCATTAGCAATGCTTGTACTCGTTAATCAGTTAATTACGGGTATTTGGTTAACAATGAATTATGTTCCTTCTGGAGAAGGTGCATTTGCTTCTGTTGAATACATCATGCGTGATGTCGATTACGGTTGGCTATTACGTTATATGCACTCCACTGGGGCGTCAGCTTTCTTTGTTGTGGTTTATCTTCATATGTACCGCGGTTTAATTTACGGCTCTTACCAGAAGCCTCGTGAACTGTTGTGGTTATTTGGTATGTTGATTTTCTTAGTGTTAATGGCTGAAGCTTTCATGGGGTATTTATTACCATGGGGACAAATGTCTTACTGGGGAGCTCAAGTTATTATCTCTCTGTTTGGTGCTATCCCTGTTATTGGTGATGACCTAACACTGTGGATCCGTGGTGATTATGTTATCTCGGGTGCGACGCTCAACCGTTTCTTTGCCTTACACGTTATCGCTTTGCCGATTGTGTTATTGCTTTTAGTTGTTCTGCATGTTCTAGCTTTGCATGAAGTCGGGTCAAACAACCCTGATGGTATTGAACTTAAAAAACCAAAAGCGAAAGATGATAAGGGTGAGCATAAAACTCAATTTAAATTCCATGAGTATTATACGAAGAAGTACAACATTATTGATTCTGTTCCTTTCCATCCTTATGGGACGGTAAAAGATATGATCGGTGTTGCTGGCTTCTTATTCTTCTTTTGCTATGTATTGTTCTTTAATCCTGAAATGGGTGGTTACTTCTTAGAAGGACCAAACTTTGAAGCCGCAAATCCACTGAAAACGCCAGAGCATATTGCCCCTGTGTGGTACTTCACTCCATTTTATGCAATCTTGCGTGCCGTTCCTGATAAGTTAATCGGTGTTGCAGCAATGGGTGCTTCAATTGTTGTGCTGTTCCTTCTTCCTTGGTTGGATCGCTGTAAAGTAAGGTCGTACCGTTACCGTAGTAAGTTGCATTTACTTAATATTGCGCAGTTTACTGTGAGCTTTATTGCTCTTGGTGTTTTGGGTTCATTACCTGCAACGTCACTGTATACATTGTTAGCTCAGATATTCAGCTTAACTTACTTTATGTTCTTTGTTCTTTTGTTTGTTTACAGTAAAAATGAAAAAACAAAACCATTACCAGAAAGGGTGACATTCAAATGA
- a CDS encoding phosphoheptose isomerase, with translation MLEHIKESFTESIQIQIAAAEALPDHIMHASQAMVSTLLNGNKVLCCGNGGSASNAQQFASCLLNRFETERPSLPAMALTADTSTLTAIANDYNYDEIFSKQVRALGQPGDILLAISTSGNSQDILKAMEAAVSRDMTIIALTGMDGGVMAGLLGESDVEIRIPSHRVARIQEVHLVTLHCICDLVDQVLFPQHTE, from the coding sequence ATGCTAGAACATATCAAAGAAAGCTTTACTGAAAGTATTCAAATCCAAATTGCGGCTGCGGAAGCACTCCCAGATCATATTATGCATGCTTCTCAAGCGATGGTTTCAACGCTATTGAACGGCAATAAAGTGCTCTGCTGCGGTAATGGGGGTTCTGCATCAAATGCTCAACAGTTTGCCTCTTGTTTGCTAAACCGTTTTGAAACAGAACGACCAAGTCTTCCTGCCATGGCATTAACGGCTGATACATCAACATTAACGGCGATTGCAAACGACTATAACTATGATGAGATCTTCTCAAAACAAGTGAGAGCATTAGGCCAACCTGGGGACATATTATTAGCCATATCAACAAGTGGTAATAGCCAAGACATTCTAAAAGCAATGGAAGCCGCCGTAAGTCGCGACATGACAATTATTGCACTAACAGGAATGGATGGTGGTGTAATGGCTGGTTTATTAGGTGAATCAGACGTTGAAATAAGAATACCATCACACCGAGTAGCTCGAATTCAAGAGGTTCATTTAGTTACATTGCATTGTATTTGTGATCTTGTTGATCAAGTCCTCTTCCCACAACACACAGAGTAA
- the rpsI gene encoding 30S ribosomal protein S9: MAENQYYGTGRRKSSAARVFIKPGTGNIVINKRSLEVYFGRPTARMVVNQPLELVEMTDKLDLFITVSGGGISGQAGAIRHGITRALMQFDETLRPALRAAGYVTRDARCVERKKVGLRKARKKPQFSKR; the protein is encoded by the coding sequence ATGGCAGAGAATCAATACTACGGCACTGGTCGCCGTAAAAGTTCAGCAGCTCGTGTTTTTATCAAACCGGGTACTGGCAACATCGTAATCAACAAGCGTAGCCTTGAAGTTTACTTTGGTCGTCCAACAGCACGTATGGTTGTTAACCAACCTTTAGAGCTAGTTGAAATGACTGATAAACTAGACCTATTCATCACTGTTTCTGGTGGTGGTATTTCTGGTCAAGCTGGTGCGATCCGTCACGGTATCACACGTGCGCTTATGCAATTCGATGAAACATTACGTCCTGCACTACGTGCTGCTGGCTATGTTACGCGTGACGCTCGTTGCGTTGAACGTAAGAAAGTTGGTCTACGTAAAGCACGTAAGAAACCACAATTCTCTAAGCGTTAA
- a CDS encoding YraN family protein: MEKKPNKRIKGEYYELMAKRYLETHQLTFIERNFYSKTGELDLIMRDRDSFVFVEVKYRASSNYGSAQEMVTWQKQRKLQRTALFWLMKNGLSVEHTSFRFDVVAIHSQGQDINWIKNAIVEG; this comes from the coding sequence ATGGAGAAGAAACCGAATAAACGAATTAAAGGTGAATATTATGAGTTGATGGCAAAGCGCTATTTAGAGACACATCAACTCACATTCATCGAGCGTAATTTTTATTCAAAAACGGGAGAGCTCGATCTCATTATGCGAGATCGAGATTCTTTCGTTTTTGTCGAAGTAAAATACCGAGCATCTTCAAATTACGGTTCTGCTCAAGAAATGGTAACATGGCAAAAACAACGCAAGTTACAAAGAACCGCTCTCTTCTGGCTAATGAAAAATGGCCTCTCGGTTGAACACACATCTTTTAGATTTGATGTAGTTGCTATCCACTCTCAAGGTCAGGACATCAACTGGATCAAAAATGCAATTGTTGAAGGGTAA
- a CDS encoding BON domain-containing protein, whose protein sequence is MKAFKLSALLLSIVLLQGCAGLFIAGAATTASVVTDHRSMKEQLSDKNRALEATGLANKSPYQYNMRVSAVAYDGKVLLMGQAKDKEINQQFEQQVKTIKGVKTVYNQIRIRPLLTFTQINNDSWITTKVKSSLLADSELNGIKVSVYTEAQEVFLVGFVTEEQGNLAADIARNVTGVKGVIKAFEYGQGDSVKK, encoded by the coding sequence ATGAAAGCCTTTAAACTAAGTGCATTGTTGCTCTCTATCGTACTGTTGCAAGGCTGTGCAGGACTATTTATTGCTGGTGCGGCTACCACAGCTTCTGTTGTTACTGACCACCGAAGCATGAAAGAACAATTATCAGATAAGAATCGCGCGTTAGAAGCGACGGGATTAGCAAATAAATCCCCTTACCAATACAACATGAGAGTAAGTGCTGTTGCTTATGACGGTAAAGTATTGCTTATGGGGCAGGCAAAAGACAAAGAGATAAATCAACAATTTGAGCAACAAGTAAAAACAATTAAAGGCGTTAAAACCGTTTATAATCAAATTCGAATTCGCCCTTTATTAACTTTCACTCAAATTAATAATGACAGCTGGATCACAACCAAAGTGAAATCGTCATTGTTAGCCGATTCTGAATTAAATGGGATTAAAGTGAGCGTCTACACTGAAGCTCAGGAAGTATTTTTAGTCGGTTTTGTCACTGAAGAGCAAGGCAATTTAGCAGCCGATATCGCACGAAACGTAACCGGTGTTAAAGGGGTTATAAAAGCGTTTGAATATGGTCAAGGCGACAGTGTTAAAAAGTAG
- the sspB gene encoding ClpXP protease specificity-enhancing factor, producing the protein MDISSMMPRRPYLLRAFYEWIVDNELTPHLVVDATMNGVRVPEEFIQDGQIILNTAPHSVGNLEMGNEAVTFNARFSGRPHSIIVPIYAIQAIYARENGAGTMFEPEEAYEMDADEGIFEDESLDSTENTLSDDKPEPPRPSGRPSLRVVK; encoded by the coding sequence ATGGATATTAGTTCTATGATGCCTCGTCGCCCATATTTATTACGTGCTTTTTATGAATGGATTGTAGATAACGAGTTGACTCCTCATCTTGTTGTTGATGCCACTATGAATGGTGTTCGTGTACCTGAAGAGTTTATCCAAGATGGACAGATTATTTTAAATACTGCCCCTCACTCTGTTGGTAATTTAGAAATGGGAAACGAAGCGGTAACGTTTAATGCTCGTTTTAGCGGTCGTCCTCATTCGATCATTGTGCCAATTTATGCAATTCAAGCTATCTATGCCCGTGAGAATGGTGCTGGGACTATGTTTGAACCTGAAGAAGCTTATGAGATGGATGCTGATGAAGGTATCTTCGAAGATGAATCATTAGATTCAACTGAAAATACGCTATCTGATGATAAACCCGAGCCACCACGCCCAAGTGGTCGTCCGAGTTTACGAGTCGTCAAATAA
- the sspA gene encoding stringent starvation protein SspA, with amino-acid sequence MAVAANKRSVMTLFSDASDMYSHQVRIVLAEKGVSVEVELVEPSNLPAELVELNPYKTVPTLVDRELALYNSNIIMEYLDERFPHPPLMPVYPVARGNSRLMMHRVETNWYSLAKIIATGTFEESESESESESESEAARAKLRNDLLMLGPIFAEYTYFMSDEFSLVDCYLAPLLWRLPSMGIELSGPGSKEMKVYMNRVFERDSFLASLTEIEREMRLTN; translated from the coding sequence ATGGCTGTTGCTGCCAACAAACGCTCAGTAATGACGCTTTTTTCAGACGCTTCTGACATGTACAGTCACCAAGTACGCATTGTATTGGCTGAGAAAGGAGTAAGTGTTGAAGTTGAATTGGTTGAACCATCCAACTTACCTGCAGAACTTGTAGAGTTAAACCCTTACAAAACGGTTCCAACATTAGTTGACCGCGAGCTTGCACTATATAACTCAAACATCATTATGGAATATTTAGATGAGCGTTTTCCTCATCCGCCATTGATGCCTGTTTATCCTGTCGCTCGTGGTAATAGTCGTTTGATGATGCACCGTGTTGAAACTAACTGGTACTCATTGGCTAAGATCATTGCTACTGGTACTTTTGAAGAATCAGAATCAGAATCAGAATCAGAATCAGAATCAGAAGCGGCACGTGCTAAATTGCGTAATGATTTATTGATGTTAGGTCCTATCTTCGCTGAGTACACTTACTTCATGAGTGATGAATTTAGCTTAGTTGACTGTTATTTAGCTCCGCTGTTATGGCGTTTACCTTCTATGGGTATTGAGTTATCTGGTCCGGGTTCTAAAGAGATGAAAGTGTATATGAATCGTGTATTTGAACGAGATTCATTCCTAGCATCTTTAACTGAAATTGAACGTGAAATGCGTCTAACGAACTAA
- a CDS encoding cytochrome c1, whose product MKKLILVLFALLPSMAMAAGSGAPLDSANNDIRDQASLQNGAKLFMNYCAGCHSTQYQRYGRVAEDLGIPVDLMMDNLVFNPDAKIGDLMENAIPEEQAASWFGAPPPDLTLVARVRGTDWLYTYLRTFYADPTRPFGVNNMVFPSVGMPHVLQELQGVTTPIYETTVVDGVEHKTVIGVESDGTGELTVGEFDDSVRDLVNFLEYSGDPVQLERHRLGWWVMGFLVIFAFVCYLLKKEYWRDVH is encoded by the coding sequence ATGAAAAAGTTGATTTTAGTACTTTTTGCTTTGTTGCCATCAATGGCAATGGCTGCAGGGTCGGGAGCGCCATTAGATAGCGCAAATAATGATATTCGTGATCAAGCATCTCTTCAAAATGGTGCTAAGTTGTTCATGAACTATTGTGCGGGTTGTCACTCTACTCAGTACCAACGTTACGGTCGAGTTGCTGAAGATCTTGGTATCCCTGTTGATCTGATGATGGATAATCTCGTGTTTAATCCAGATGCGAAGATTGGAGACTTAATGGAAAATGCGATACCAGAAGAACAAGCGGCTAGTTGGTTTGGCGCTCCACCACCAGATCTAACGTTAGTTGCTCGCGTTCGAGGTACCGATTGGTTATATACGTATTTACGTACATTTTATGCCGATCCAACTCGTCCATTCGGTGTAAATAACATGGTTTTCCCTAGTGTCGGTATGCCTCATGTTCTTCAAGAACTGCAAGGCGTAACAACCCCTATTTATGAAACCACTGTTGTTGATGGCGTTGAACATAAAACGGTTATTGGTGTGGAATCAGATGGTACTGGTGAGTTAACGGTCGGAGAGTTTGATGACTCTGTGCGCGATTTAGTTAATTTCTTGGAGTATTCAGGTGATCCAGTTCAGCTTGAGCGTCATCGTTTAGGTTGGTGGGTGATGGGATTCCTAGTGATATTCGCTTTTGTTTGTTATTTACTTAAGAAAGAATATTGGCGCGATGTCCATTAA
- the petA gene encoding ubiquinol-cytochrome c reductase iron-sulfur subunit — protein MSNAPVSNGRRRFLTATTAVVGGLGAAAVAVPFIKSWNPSARAKAAGAPVEVDISKLENGQMVRVEWRGKPVWVVRRSEALLQSLTEIDGQLRDPSSGEEQQPQYAQNAYRSIKPEIFLAVGICTHLGCSPTYLPDSFSEQVKGVNSGFFCPCHGSKFDMAGRVFQGVPAPLNLVVPKHMYLSDTRILIGVDDGGEA, from the coding sequence ATGAGCAATGCGCCAGTGAGTAATGGTCGACGTCGTTTCTTGACTGCAACAACAGCTGTTGTTGGTGGTTTAGGGGCAGCGGCGGTGGCCGTACCTTTTATTAAATCTTGGAACCCGAGTGCACGAGCCAAAGCGGCAGGTGCACCGGTTGAAGTCGACATCAGTAAGCTTGAAAACGGGCAAATGGTTCGTGTTGAATGGCGAGGTAAGCCTGTATGGGTTGTTCGTCGTTCAGAAGCACTTCTGCAATCATTAACTGAAATTGACGGACAACTTAGAGACCCATCTTCAGGTGAAGAGCAGCAACCTCAATATGCACAAAATGCATATCGCTCAATTAAACCTGAGATATTTTTAGCCGTTGGTATTTGTACTCACCTTGGTTGTTCACCTACCTATTTACCTGACAGTTTTAGTGAACAAGTTAAAGGAGTTAACTCTGGTTTCTTCTGCCCATGCCATGGTTCTAAATTTGATATGGCAGGTCGAGTATTCCAAGGCGTACCTGCACCATTAAATCTCGTGGTGCCAAAACACATGTACCTTAGTGATACTCGTATCCTAATTGGGGTTGATGACGGAGGGGAAGCCTAA